The following proteins are co-located in the Carassius carassius chromosome 39, fCarCar2.1, whole genome shotgun sequence genome:
- the LOC132120995 gene encoding THAP domain-containing protein 1-like, translating to MPKEQKKKDKNDKRPSEEETEGNSLSLAEHDYCGSDMETENGSGGKRSFEDASDSPPLTPSKASLAKSLEFQSGEECKAKVASLENEALLLCKEIDMLKEKAREKDRYSRRWNLRIKGLKELCDCCLWHRFALARPDICGRWLAAIKRRNFKPTKYSNICSQHFTRDCFKHECNNHVLKDNAVSSLYTSSRLQTEVTPRLTTQHLLRKPSAQTPLSLPMSDAEETPAEHPSEAQPGPDHSSTFVSCDHNYTVENTVQQKRSIEKLQEQLKKLRKRLKTVQQKCRRQERQLKRFRAMRQVQKPSKDTPLGDGYVILPKEIYDVLRGIETVGAL from the exons ATGCCaaaggaacaaaaaaagaaagacaaaaacgaCAAGAGGCCAAGTGAAGAAGAAACGGAGGGGAATTCCCTATCCCTTGCTGAACATGATTACTGCGGGTCAGATATGGAGACGGAGAATGGCAGCGGAGGAAAGAGGAGTTTTGAGGATGCGTCTGATTCTCCACCTCTAACTCCTTCGAAAG CAAGTCTGGCAAAGTCTCTAGAATTTCAATCTGGGGAAGAATGCAAAGCAAAGGTAGCCAGCTTGGAGAATGAGGCCCTTCTCCTGTGTAAAGAAATTGATATGCTtaaagagaaagcgagagagaaggATCGTTACTCCCGGAGATGGAATTTAAGGATTAAAGGATTGAAGGAG TTATGTGATTGTTGTTTGTGGCACAGGTTTGCTCTGGCGCGGCCGGACATCTGTGGGAGATGGCTGGCTGCTATTAAGAGAAGAAACTTCAAACCCACCAAGTACAGCAACATCTGCTCTCAGCACTTCACCAGAGACTGCTTCAAGCATGAGTGCAACAACCATGTGCTGAAGGACAACGCTGTGTCCTCGCTCTATACCTCCAGCAGACTACAGACGGAGGTGACTCCACGCCTAACCAC GCAGCATCTCCTGAGGAAACCTTCAGCCCAGACTCCTCTGAGTCTCCCAATGTCTGATGCTGAAGAGACTCCGGCGGAGCATCCGTCTGAAGCCCAGCCCGGCCCTGACCACTCCAGCACTTTTGTCTCCTGCGACCACAACTACACGGTGGAGAACACTGTGCAGCAGAAGAGAAGCATCGAGAAGCTGCAGGAACAGCTGAAGAAGCTGCGCAAGAGACTGAAGACGGTGCAGCAGAAGTGCAGGAGGCAGGAGAGACAGCTAAAGCGCTTCAGAGCCATGAGACAGGTCCAGAAGCCCAGCAAAGACACGCCACTGGGAGATGGCTACGTCATCCTGCCCAAAGAGATCTATGACGTCCTGAGAGGAATAGAGACCGTCGGAGCGCTGTGA
- the LOC132121647 gene encoding uncharacterized protein LOC132121647, whose protein sequence is MDPSASMHMSAVPQNTDIVHVSVGNPIITMYQPQPQSPNIAQIIAQHVVPQEVSCHAVPHTIPSHVQMQTHIQTQSHIQPAPHLQTPLQGHLEAQAHIQTQDHLSTQGPSEGQSAAPSQYGAVNSLQVPFAEVASLLDPNMKSSKARKYQIHYEEVKRRLEPPEKMSLRSLAAYTRVSRGPASKKTLLESLNVFGLSPSTNTAVSSSFSKLTEGDTAALCKDMKDFALQYVDYENMAKQLLPETNQVQHWSKIIETRNYLEEMRKTFSDPVNTRLFSNVTHGLGNGMMDVALDIIDTVIDRQIRILSGNTDPKPEPPVRRIRKRNRKPKATMEDGKPKEKGKRGQKKGKQMRLDSVVPEVQQSTEMESSVLTLVSVGYETISSGLTTTNAGLV, encoded by the exons ATGGATCCATCTGCTAGTATGCACATGTCTGCTGTTCCCCAGAACACTGATATTGTCCACGTCTCTGTCGGGAACCCCATTATAACCATGTATCAGCCACAACCGCAATCTCCAAACATTGCACAAATCATCGCACAACACGTGGTACCTCAAGAAGTCTCCTGTCACGCTGTACCGCACACGATCCCATCGCACGTCCAGATGCAAACTCACATCCAGACTCAGTCACACATCCAGCCAGCTCCACATCTGCAGACTCCACTGCAAGGCCACTTGGAAGCACAGGCACATATTCAGACCCAAGACCACTTATCAACACAAGGTCCATCAGAAGGCCAGAGTGCCGCGCCATCTCAATATGGTGCAGTAAACTCACTGCAGGTTCCTTTTGCAGAGGTAGCCTCCCTCCTGGACCCTAACATGAAGAGCTCAAAAGCCCGCAAGTATCAGATCCATTACGAAGAGGTGAAGAGGAGACTGGAGCCGCCTGAGAAGATGTCTCTCCGATCTCTAGCTGCTTATACGAGAGTGAGTCGAGGTCCAGCTAGTAAGAAAACACTCTTAGAGTCCCTAAATGTCTTTGGACTGTCACCAAGCACCAATACAGCAGTGTCCAGTTCCTTTTCTAAACTAACTGAAG gGGACACAGCTGCCCTGTGCAAAGACATGAAGGATTTTGCACTGCAATATGTTGATTATGAGAATATGGCGAAACAATTGCTACCAGAAACAAACCAAGTACAGCACTGGTCAAAAATCATTGAAACAAG GAACTATCTAGAAGAGATGCGGAAGACTTTTAGTGACCCTGTGAATACACGTTTGTTCTCCAATGTTACACATGGTCTTGGTAACGGCATGATGGACGTGGCTCTCGATATCATAGATACCGTCATCGACCGACAAATCCGAATCCTCTCAGGAAACACTGACCCCAAACCCGAACCTCCAGTGAGAAGAATAAGGAAACGCAACCGCAAACCCAAAGCCACCATGGAAGATGGCAAACCTAAAGAAAAGGGCAAAAGGGGACAGAAGAAAGGAAAACAGATGCGGCTGGATTCTGTTGTTCCTGAAGTTCAGCAGTCCACAGAGATGGAGAGCAGCGTGTTAACACTAGTCTCTGTAGGATACGAAACCATTTCCAGTGGACTTACCACCACCAATGCAGGTCTTGTGTAA